The Styela clava chromosome 2, kaStyClav1.hap1.2, whole genome shotgun sequence genome contains a region encoding:
- the LOC120336079 gene encoding ATP synthase subunit b, mitochondrial-like, producing the protein MLSRLIPRINTALRSTIINNIRNSSLTVASRPRDNYVEDYENFKMPLAPYEGMGPLPVKPTWDPNYMRHYVIPEYWFEFLYPRTGVTGPYALAFGTTAFLVSKEIYIYSPESWHLFALLTVTYGLLKVAGPMLQEMMHSNEDRHFDAIYRLKMSEIDGLEAEVEDIKTEKWRSGLQEMYHDIKKSNLALMLETEYLNRKASLVSAVKKKLDYQVAVQQVDRELAHSHLVNWVEEKVRKSITPESQKKTLDVCIARLAALTPK; encoded by the coding sequence ATGTTGTCACGATTAATACCAAGAATAAACACTGCTCTCCGATCAACTATCATCAATAACATAAGGAATTCTTCCCTCACTGTTGCGTCAAGACCTCGAGACAATTATGTCGAAgattatgaaaatttcaaaatgccaCTTGCTCCATATGAGGGAATGGGTCCATTGCCTGTGAAGCCAACTTGGGATCCGAATTACATGCGTCATTATGTTATACCAGAGTATTGGTTTGAATTCTTATACCCACGCACTGGAGTCACCGGTCCATATGCTCTTGCTTTTGGTACTACAGCATTCCTAGTGTCAAAAGAAATCTACATTTACAGTCCCGAGTCTTGGCATCTATTTGCCTTATTAACAGTCACTTATGGTCTCCTGAAAGTTGCTGGACCCATGTTGCAAGAAATGATGCATTCAAACGAAGATCGACATTTTGATGCCATTTATCGTCTCAAGATGTCAGAAATCGATGGTCTCGAGGCAGAAGTGGAAGACATTAAAACAGAGAAATGGAGAAGTGGATTGCAAGAAATGTACCACGATATCAAGAAATCCAATCTTGCTCTTATGTTAGAAACAGAATACCTGAACAGAAAAGCATCTCTTGTATCCGCTGTGAAGAAGAAGCTGGATTATCAAGTAGCCGTTCAACAAGTTGATCGGGAGTTGGCACATTCTCATTTGGTAAATTGGGTTGAAGAGAAAGTAAGGAAAAGCATCACTCCAGAATCGCAGAAGAAAACTTTGGATGTTTGTATTGCCCGGCTTGCTGCATTGACACCAAAATAG
- the LOC144432141 gene encoding general transcription factor II-I repeat domain-containing protein 2A-like, which yields MDLDLSKMVSITTDGAPAMTGKNRGVSALLQKHISDLGIDNDIVKIHCLIHQEALCAKALSLKGVMDTVVKAVNIVLSQGLNHRQFRQLLSDAENEYGDLLYFCDVRWLSRGTMLERVYILRNEIASFLESKNKNFPEFRDPKWLSELAFLVDLTSHLNKLNLQLQGKNQLVHQMWRHILAFERKLCLWESQLEKANYAHFNTLKESPQATLSLFL from the coding sequence ATGGACCTTGATCTATCAAAGATGGTATCAATAACCACCGATGGAGCCCCGGCAATGACAGGTAAGAATCGAGGCGTTTCAGCTCTACTTCAAAAACACATAAGTGACCTCGGAATTGACAACGACATCGTCAAAATACACTGTCTGATTCACCAAGAAGCCCTGTGCGCCAAAGCTTTGAGTTTGAAGGGTGTTATGGATACAGTAGTGAAAGCTGTCAACATTGTGTTATCTCAAGGCTTGAACCATCGCCAGTTTCGTCAGTTGCTTTCAGATGCAGAAAACGAATACGGCGATTTACTTTACTTCTGCGACGTTCGCTGGCTTAGTCGGGGTACAATGCTAGAGAGAGTGTATATACTGAGGAATGAAATAGCGTCATTCCTTGAAAGCAAAAATAAGAATTTTCCTGAATTTCGCGATCCAAAATGGCTCTCTGAACTGGCATTTCTAGTTGATTTAACGTCCCATCTAAACAAACTGAATTTGCAGCTCCAGGGGAAAAATCAGCTCGTACATCAGATGTGGAGACATATACTCGCATTCGAAAGGAAGTTATGCCTCTGGGAGAGCCAACTGGAAAAAGCAAATTACGCTCACTTTAACACACTTAAAGAATCCCCACAAGCAACTTTGAGTTTGTTTCTGTAA
- the LOC120331576 gene encoding uncharacterized protein LOC120331576 produces the protein MYDDLANKNKILGKQVSDNKRTIDNLLEQIYDLEDDLYYVSEKLEDQERRGRLENLEFHGVPITENENTDEIVCNIAKMIGVNIHATDISVSHRMPTGAQHTRTPAIIAKFVHRKNKMKIFEKRKSLRSIKSSAVFKHPSKIFIAENLTALNKDLYFRARAAKNNCGYKFIWTSNGKVFVKKNSDVKNSLNIRCDEDLSKIK, from the coding sequence ATGTATGATGACCTCGCAAATAAGAACAAAATCTTGGGAAAACAAGTATCCGATAACAAAAGAACTATCGATAATCTTCTTGAGCAAATATATGATCTGGAAGACGATCTATACTATGTCTCGGAGAAGCTTGAAGATCAAGAAAGACGCGGGCGTCTAGAGAATCTCGAGTTTCATGGAGTCCCCATCACTGAAAATGAGAATACGGATGAAATAGTCTGTAACATAGCAAAGATGATTGGCGTTAACATCCATGCCACCGATATCTCTGTTTCACACAGAATGCCAACAGGAGCCCAACATACTAGAACTCCTGCCATAATTGCAAAATTCGTCCAccgcaaaaacaaaatgaagatCTTTGAAAAAAGAAAGTCCCTGCGATCAATAAAATCAAGCGCAGTGTTTAAACatccttcaaaaatatttattgcagAAAATCTAACGGCTCTGAATAAAGATCTGTACTTCAGAGCTAGAGCTGCAAAAAATAACTGCGGATACAAATTTATATGGACCTCAAATGGAAAAGTATTCGTGAAAAAGAACAGCGATGTCAAAAACTCACTAAATATTAGATGTGATGAAGATCTGTCAAAAATCAAATAA
- the LOC120336680 gene encoding E3 ubiquitin-protein ligase Zswim2-like isoform X2, which translates to MLRQTKWQLEASDAVSWHQDEALNSTIFLLREMGPTSFLLKEEEEDRKLKVNIGDPHSCTCDVFKRERNPCKHICWLILKKFKWPRTNELSYQHGLVEREINQLLQGPKKVKKEQPKGNKDIGTSEKGTAQQRAISKLDVCPICQEELLDNHLPVTYCRYGCGNSVHIKCMKIWAEHQRQSSKDDEIRCPMCREIFGSFYKLLEELRNASGDDIEAYRLDVHFSISCNGCQMCPIKGKCYKCTTCSSFYLCNTCFHGNKHRHHSFEFRLKRTNRWRPAKSRLQTDRELAIINDLSTREITDNDYDLLLQLDSSSGDTAPVDLCGLPEHVINTLPMMKVRPGAKLLVPGKQCRICLRSYEVGEYVRKLPECKHIFHRECIDDWLSEDHRRCPIDKRLVVGMHRRQQSATSTSRQRSRQQDIEATDMSTELMIPGIGIAKLQNMQNDRRYNADARNASNIDNRTLSTATNYQSSSSVNPVGITIEDVVSGCHTLSLSRKAELNHRSRHLSLPPQNPLHVRQRAKSRSNHAFTPNGIAKGSVVRSRNRSFERKTAPHSSQVDLWLTGNSPLSGTDLQSIQPMTFDDDLP; encoded by the exons ATGCTTCGACAAACTAAATGGCAATTGGAAGCATCTGATGCTGTAAGTTGGCATCAAGACGAAGCTTTGAATTCAACTATATTTTTACTAAGAGAAATGGGACCAACCAGTTTTTTGTtgaaagaagaagaagaagataGGAAACTAAAG GTTAACATTGGAGATCCACACAGTTGTACATGCGATGTTTTCAAGAGAGAAAGAAACCCATGCAAGCATATATGCTGGttaattttgaagaaattcaaGTGGCCAAGAACAAATGAAT tATCATATCAACATGGCCTGGTAGAAAGAGAAATCAATCAATTGCTGCAAGGTCCAAAAAAGGTGAAGAAAGAGCAACCCAAGGGAAATAAAGATATAG GTACTTCAGAAAAAGGAACTGCACAACAACGAGCTATTTCAAAATTGGATGTTTGTCCCATATGTCAAGAAGAATTATTAGATAATCATTTGCCTGTAACATATTGCAG ATATGGTTGCGGAAACAGTGTTCATATCAAATGCATGAAGATTTGGGCAGAACATCAACGTCAATCATCAAAAGATGATGAAATTAGATGTCCAATGTGTAGAGAAATTTTTGGAAGCTTTTATAAATTGCTTGAAGAACTTCGGAATGCTTCTGGCGATGATATTGAAGCATACAGACTGGatgttcatttttcaatttcttgtaATGGATGTCAAATGTGTCCCATAAAA GGTAAATGCTACAAGTGCACAACATGTTCTTCCTTCTATTTATGCAATACCTGCTTCCACGGTAACAAACATAGGCATCATTCATTTGAATTTCGTCTAAAAAGAACAAATCGTTGGCGCCCTGCAAAGTCTCGACTTCAAACAGATCGGGAACTCGCTATTATTAATGATTTGTCCACTCGTGAAATTACAGACAATGATTACGATTTATTACTGCAATTGGACAG CTCAAGTGGAGACACAGCTCCAGTTGATTTGTGTGGATTACCTGAACATGTCATCAACACTCTTCCAATGATGAAAGTCAGACCTGGAGCTAAACTACTTGTGCCTGGCAAGCAATGTAGAATATGTTTACGATCATACGAGGTTGGCGAATATGTGAGAAAATTACCAGAGTGTAAACATATATTTCATCGAGAATGCATTGATGATTGGCTTTCAGAAGATCACAG GAGATGTCCAATTGATAAGAGACTGGTGGTGGGAATGCATCGTAGACAACAAAGTGCAACTTCAACGAGTAGACAGAGAAGCAGGCAACAAGATATTGAAGCAACTGATATGTCTACAGAATTAATGATTCCTGGAATAGGAATTGCAAAATTACAGAATATGCAA AATGACAGGAGGTATAATGCTGATGCAAGGAATGCAAGCAACATAGACAATCGAACACTTTCAACTGCAACTAATTATCAGTCATCAAGTTCTGTAAACCCTGTTGGAATCACAATTGAAGATGTTGTGAGTGGCTGTCACACACTTAGTTTAAGCAGAAAGGCCGAGTTAAACCATAGATCACGTCACTTATCTCTTCCTCCTCAAAACCCGTTGCATGTGAGACAACGAGCTAAAAGTCGATCAAATCATGCATTTACTCCAAATGGAATTGCAAAAGGATCAGTTGTCCGATCTAGAAACCGATCATTTGAACGGAAGACAGCTCCACATTCTTCCCAAGTAGATCTATGGTTGACGGGAAATTCTCCTTTGTCCGGAACGGATTTACAAAGTATTCAACCCATGACATTTGATGATGACCTGCcatag
- the LOC120336078 gene encoding beta-1,4-galactosyltransferase 7-like produces the protein MARAQVIVLGFFLIVSCTYLIHQEYVGGLQAFRRSQDSFITDLDNCSPHRLAVIIPFRNVFDELMELVPSLHEFLVKQCVNHKFYVINQADIFRFNKGSLVNIGYLLSRDECDYLAIHDVDLLPLNSQLQYSFPEKGPFHVASPEYHPFLSGKTYIGGIILLTMKQFEKVRGMTNTDWGWGGEDNEFYMRILNQNMTIYRKSGLSTGKDNTFKNLHNPIKRPRDKKRFNKEHKDVFQMETNTGFHDVEYNISSTVEMTIKNVPITVYNVNLGCDINVEKWCSFDT, from the exons ATGGCACGGGCTCAAGTCATAGTCCTAGGATTTTTTCTCATTGTATCATGCACTTATCTAATTCATCAAGAGTATGTAGGCGGACTACAAGCTTTTAGAAGAAGCCAGGACAGTTTTATAACCGATTTGGATAATTGCAGTCCGCACAGACTAGCAGTCATCATACCATTCAGAAATGTATTTGACGAACTTATGGAACTAGTACCCAGTCTTCACGAATTCCTTGTCAAGCAATGCGTAAATCACAAGTTTTACGTCATAAATCAAGCCGACATATTCAG ATTTAACAAAGGGTCGTTGGTAAATATAGGATATCTGTTGTCTAGAGATGAGTGCGATTATTTGGCAATACATGATGTTGATTTACTACCTCTTAATTCTCAACTGCAGTACTCGTTTCCAGAGAAG GGCCCATTTCATGTTGCTTCACCAGAATATCATCCATTTCTCAGCGGAAAAACATACATTGGAGGAATCATACTCCTAACAATGAAACAGTTTGAGAAG GTCAGAGGAATGACCAATACTGATTGGGGCTGGGGTGGAGAGGACAACGAGTTTTATATGAGAATATTGAACCAAAATATGACG ATTTATAGAAAGTCTGGACTTTCAACTGGGAAAGATAATACGTTCAAGAATCTTCATAATCCAATCAAACGACCGCGAGATAAAAAGAGGTTTAATAAAGAACACAAG GATGTTTTTCAAATGGAGACGAATACCGGATTCCATGATGTCGAATACAATATCTCATCAACAGTGGAAATGACCATCAAAAACGTTCCAATAACTGTTTATAATGTTAATTTGGGGTGCGACATAAACGTCGAGAAATGGTGCTCATTTGATACTTAA
- the LOC120336680 gene encoding E3 ubiquitin-protein ligase Zswim2-like isoform X1, translating to MLRQTKWQLEASDAVSWHQDEALNSTIFLLREMGPTSFLLKEEEEDRKLKVNIGDPHSCTCDVFKRERNPCKHICWLILKKFKWPRTNELSYQHGLVEREINQLLQGPKKVKKEQPKGNKDIGTSEKGTAQQRAISKLDVCPICQEELLDNHLPVTYCRYGCGNSVHIKCMKIWAEHQRQSSKDDEIRCPMCREIFGSFYKLLEELRNASGDDIEAYRLDVHFSISCNGCQMCPIKGKCYKCTTCSSFYLCNTCFHGNKHRHHSFEFRLKRTNRWRPAKSRLQTDRELAIINDLSTREITDNDYDLLLQLDSSSGDTAPVDLCGLPEHVINTLPMMKVRPGAKLLVPGKQCRICLRSYEVGEYVRKLPECKHIFHRECIDDWLSEDHRRCPIDKRLVVGMHRRQQSATSTSRQRSRQQDIEATDMSTELMIPGIGIAKLQNMQNQNDRRYNADARNASNIDNRTLSTATNYQSSSSVNPVGITIEDVVSGCHTLSLSRKAELNHRSRHLSLPPQNPLHVRQRAKSRSNHAFTPNGIAKGSVVRSRNRSFERKTAPHSSQVDLWLTGNSPLSGTDLQSIQPMTFDDDLP from the exons ATGCTTCGACAAACTAAATGGCAATTGGAAGCATCTGATGCTGTAAGTTGGCATCAAGACGAAGCTTTGAATTCAACTATATTTTTACTAAGAGAAATGGGACCAACCAGTTTTTTGTtgaaagaagaagaagaagataGGAAACTAAAG GTTAACATTGGAGATCCACACAGTTGTACATGCGATGTTTTCAAGAGAGAAAGAAACCCATGCAAGCATATATGCTGGttaattttgaagaaattcaaGTGGCCAAGAACAAATGAAT tATCATATCAACATGGCCTGGTAGAAAGAGAAATCAATCAATTGCTGCAAGGTCCAAAAAAGGTGAAGAAAGAGCAACCCAAGGGAAATAAAGATATAG GTACTTCAGAAAAAGGAACTGCACAACAACGAGCTATTTCAAAATTGGATGTTTGTCCCATATGTCAAGAAGAATTATTAGATAATCATTTGCCTGTAACATATTGCAG ATATGGTTGCGGAAACAGTGTTCATATCAAATGCATGAAGATTTGGGCAGAACATCAACGTCAATCATCAAAAGATGATGAAATTAGATGTCCAATGTGTAGAGAAATTTTTGGAAGCTTTTATAAATTGCTTGAAGAACTTCGGAATGCTTCTGGCGATGATATTGAAGCATACAGACTGGatgttcatttttcaatttcttgtaATGGATGTCAAATGTGTCCCATAAAA GGTAAATGCTACAAGTGCACAACATGTTCTTCCTTCTATTTATGCAATACCTGCTTCCACGGTAACAAACATAGGCATCATTCATTTGAATTTCGTCTAAAAAGAACAAATCGTTGGCGCCCTGCAAAGTCTCGACTTCAAACAGATCGGGAACTCGCTATTATTAATGATTTGTCCACTCGTGAAATTACAGACAATGATTACGATTTATTACTGCAATTGGACAG CTCAAGTGGAGACACAGCTCCAGTTGATTTGTGTGGATTACCTGAACATGTCATCAACACTCTTCCAATGATGAAAGTCAGACCTGGAGCTAAACTACTTGTGCCTGGCAAGCAATGTAGAATATGTTTACGATCATACGAGGTTGGCGAATATGTGAGAAAATTACCAGAGTGTAAACATATATTTCATCGAGAATGCATTGATGATTGGCTTTCAGAAGATCACAG GAGATGTCCAATTGATAAGAGACTGGTGGTGGGAATGCATCGTAGACAACAAAGTGCAACTTCAACGAGTAGACAGAGAAGCAGGCAACAAGATATTGAAGCAACTGATATGTCTACAGAATTAATGATTCCTGGAATAGGAATTGCAAAATTACAGAATATG caaaatcagAATGACAGGAGGTATAATGCTGATGCAAGGAATGCAAGCAACATAGACAATCGAACACTTTCAACTGCAACTAATTATCAGTCATCAAGTTCTGTAAACCCTGTTGGAATCACAATTGAAGATGTTGTGAGTGGCTGTCACACACTTAGTTTAAGCAGAAAGGCCGAGTTAAACCATAGATCACGTCACTTATCTCTTCCTCCTCAAAACCCGTTGCATGTGAGACAACGAGCTAAAAGTCGATCAAATCATGCATTTACTCCAAATGGAATTGCAAAAGGATCAGTTGTCCGATCTAGAAACCGATCATTTGAACGGAAGACAGCTCCACATTCTTCCCAAGTAGATCTATGGTTGACGGGAAATTCTCCTTTGTCCGGAACGGATTTACAAAGTATTCAACCCATGACATTTGATGATGACCTGCcatag
- the LOC144432142 gene encoding general transcription factor II-I repeat domain-containing protein 2-like encodes MATKRRKVDAEGRGFNSTWTTKYFFVEHLGKPTCLICYASIAVNKECNIRRNYVTKHPKFSELDSQRRKDKIKQLKDSLEKQSSFFHKQHNETEQNIVASYEVAKLIAEHMKPFVDGEIVKECLMTVVGIVCPDKEKLFSNISLSARTVTRRIEEMSRDVKRRQRDIINNLQFFSIAIDESTDVADTAQLSVFVRGVSEAFDVVEEFVQLVLTF; translated from the coding sequence ATGGCAACAAAGCGCAggaaagttgatgctgagggaAGAGGGTTCAATAGCACGTGGACGACAAAGTATTTCTTTGTAGAACACTTGGGCAAACCTACCTGCTTGATTTGCTACGCATCTATAGCTGTCAATAAGGAATGTAACATTAGACGCAACTATGTGACAAAGCATCCCAAATTTTCAGAACTAGATAGCCAAAGGAGGAAGGACAAGATTAAACAGTTAAAAGACAGTTTAGAAAAGCAAAGTTCTTTCTTCCACAAACAACACAACGAAACCGAACAAAATATTGTTGCTAGTTACGAGGTGGCTAAATTAATTGCAGAACACATGAAGCCCTTTGTAGATGGTGAAATTGTGAAAGAATGCTTGATGACCGTCGTTGGTATTGTATGTCCTGATAAGGAAAAGTTATTCTCAAATATCAGCCTTTCTGCTAGAACCGTGACTCGGCGAATAGAAGAAATGTCAAGGGATGTGAAGCGTCGTCAAAGGGATATCATCAATAACTTACAATTCTTCTCAATTGCAATTGACGAGAGTACAGATGTGGCAGACACCGCTCAGCTTTCAGTTTTCGTGCGTGGAGTAAGTGAAGCTTTTGACGTTGTTGAGGAGTTTGTCCAACTAGTGCTGACATTCTGA